From the genome of Nicotiana tabacum cultivar K326 chromosome 2, ASM71507v2, whole genome shotgun sequence:
AACCTTCGGCTTCCTCAAGACCAATGGACACTTCGCGTTGCTCATTACTTACCGTGGCTTACCTATTGGTGGAACAGTCAGAAGTTCTTTCCTGCATGCAGTGCTGCAGGTCGCAACCCTGCAGTTTTCTCTTCGCAGGACCTAGAGCTAATTTCCAAGCATCGTTCGAGCCAAGAGTCCCAGGACTATCGTGTAAGAGCTCTTTCCTTTAGCATCCATTTTTTATGACGATGCAAGTATAGATGTCATCAATTGCACTTGTACTATCAGTTTGCCAATCATATAAGCTCTCAAAAAGACTAAATGAATAATGGTTGGCATTCTGGTAAATTGGTTTACAAAGTGGGTTAATGCTTCAGAGGGATGGGGGTGAGCGACGAAGAGAGATTGGCGAACAAAAGAACAAGAGATGAGGAAAAGGGAACCTATTTGAGTCCAACTGCAGTTTCAAAAGTCTGAacatttagagcccgtttggacataagaaaaatttcacttttttccgaaatcagtgtttggtcataaattttcaaattttcacttgaagatggattttggaatttttcgaaaatttgaaaaactccaaaaagctgtttttcaaattttcactcagatcactcacaaaactataaaaacaacccaaaattacattcatgttcaaacacaactctagttttcaaataccattttcacttgaatttttttttcacttttttccggaattttacaattcttatgccCAAACGCCCACTTAATGTTTGACATTCTTGTAAGTTAGTTTATAAAGTTAGTCTATTCTTTGGACTATGGCATGCATACCTAATGAGTTACTTGGAATTTCTAGTTTTATATTTTGGGCCTAGAACAAGAACCTCCTTTTTGTGATTATTGCAATCGCAGTTTACATGAATAAATGTGGAAAATTCCTATTCACCAAAATGTAGCAAGTTCGTGCTTATAGAAGTTGAATCAATACAGTAAAAATGTACACTCCTTAATGGATTGGAGAATACTTTTTATCTCGGTGGATAAGTCCTTCGAGTTAAGAGATATTAGCGAGGATTATGATAGATGGTTTATTTTCTATGAGCGCAATAGAAGATTTACAAGCAGCATCAAAATCGATGAAAGTAACTTGCGATGGGTTTGCGAAGCTTTGAAAGAAGCAACGCTTAGCACTGGAAATAGATGCAGAAGATGGTGCAGAAGGATACAAGCCTATACATTCAGAgtaattcaaaatttcaacatcTACGGGAGGTTCTTGCGAATCGAAACCATTCTAGGGGGAAGGAAATCTGCAATAATAATCCCTGAAAATGACTACAACAAGGGATGGGGGGACATTGCAGATAAAATTTTAAGATCTCTGGGCAAGGCTTCAAACCCAAGGTTCCAGCTTGCGACAGATCAGTCCAGGACATACATGGAAGCTGCGAAGATCACGCAATGGCCAACCACCCAGGAAACAAAAGGTCTAGCAGATGGGGCGACTGAGAATGAACACTTTCTCTCGAAATGTCTTGTCGGATGTTTCAATGATGCCCTCAGTAAGAGCCCAAACCCAGTAGTGATCCAAGAATGGTTTGTGAAGAGATGGAAGGTTACTGCTGGTCTTAAAATCACCTCCATGAATCACAATCAGTTCCTGTTCGACTTTCCCTCAAGACAAGAAGCTGTCAGAATCAAGGCAGGAGAATGGTTCTGGAATGGCAGAAGATTATCCTTGGACTGATGGTCCCCGATGACCGGCGTGCAGCCGCAAAATATAGTTTCAGAACTTAGATGGGTCAAAGCCTTTGGTATCCCTCTTCATGCATGGTCGGAAAGCACTTTTAAGACCATCGGAGAAAAATGTGGTGGATTTGTGGGAATCGACGAGGATACAAAGCACAAAGTTCATCTTTTTTGGGCCCGTATTTGCATGAGGAATCAGGATAAACTTCCGGCGAAGGTAGATCTGTCTTTGGGAGattggaactttgaagtttcaaTTCTTGATGATATTCACGTCAAGCCTAGTCCAACCAGAAAAGGTGACTCCGACGAGTTGATGGGAAAAGGGTATGACGAAGCAGGTACATCTAGACACGTTCCTGCCAACCCTAGTACGCACGTGGGCATGCAGCAAAACAACtttaattcaaaaattaaatcaCCTGTTAAACCGTTGGTTATTACACACAAGGCAAATCTTAAATCTGGCCCACAAATTTTGGGCCAAAACTTGGGCTAGAATATGGACAGGAGTTATTATAAGACAGGCCCAAAGAGGAAAACCCTAGTGAAGGAGGCCAACCTTTTAAAGGAGAAGCAGATCTGGCGGGTAGTTGGGCCGAAAACCAGCCCAATCActaataattttgataaattatcaGTTGAGCCATGCACTAACTCCATCGATATTTTACATATTCCAGAACCTAATCACCTCCCAGTTGCTTTCCCAGAACAAAGCACAGGGACCTGCTCTACAGAAGCTGATGACGAAGAAGATCCAACAAAATTTTCTCCTCAATTGCGTCGTCAGCCATCGCCACACAGGGAGCTGGCTTTGATGAGTAACTCAGATTCAAATTTTTCCTCTCAATCAATTTCTGCAGTTCTTCCATTAACATGGTACGAAGGAGAAACGAGTATGCAGAGGATAGACAGTTGTTGAAACTTCGAAATGGACTAAGATTACAATGGGTAAGGCATGCAAAGCATTTGGGATCAATGCACAGGGATTCGAGCATGATTTGTTGGGTCTAGTTCTAAGGATGGAACAGAGAAGACAATCTCAGCTACAACAACAAAAGTCATCATCCAAGTTGGGGAAGGAGGGCAAATGCAAAGGGGAAGGGGAAAGAAAGAGACTAATATGTGGGGTGAATTACGATAGAAAGAAACAACAGTTAAAAGGGGTTAAGGGCAGGCATTATCGCTTTGTTTCTGGATGAAATTAAAAATTCTAAGCTGGAATGTGCAGGGGGCGAATGACAGTAGGAAAAGGAGTACTATCAAGTCTCTGGTTAGTAAATGGAAGGTTGATGTCATGTGTTTACAAGAAACCAAAATTGAAGACTGGCCAACAGGTGAAGTTTACAAATTATGGGGAAATAGATGGGCCGAGTGGGCTGAGTTGAAAGCTAGCGGTAACAGGGGCGGGATTATAGTGGTATGGGATAGAAGACAATGGAATAACATTGAGAATATGCAAGGTTCCTTCTCCATCTCTTGCATTTTAGAGAGTACTCAGGAGGAGTTCAGATGGTGCTTTACAGGTATATATGGGCCTCATACCAACCTAGAACGGGAGGTCATGTGGCATGAAATTGCAGGTGTAAGGGTTCTATGGGAGGGTCACTGGGTGCTTGGGGGGATTTCAACGTTTGCAGATTTGAAAGAGAAAGACTCAATTGCACAAGGAGATCCAAGGCTATGAGAGTATTCTCTGAAACCATACAAGACCTGTGTTTAATAGATTTGCCACTTCAAGGAGCCTGTTACACTTGGACCTGTTACACTTGGACCAGAGGAGAGAACTGCATTCAAGCTTCAAGAATTGATAGGTTCCTCATCTCCCCTGAATGGAATGAATCCTTCAAAGTAGTGAAGCAACAAATACTTCCCAGAGTGATCTCTGATCACAAACCAATCATGCTGGAAAGTGGTGATTGGGATGTTAGCCCTTcatatttcaaatttgaaaatatgTGGCTGCAATCAGAAGGGTTTGTGGAGAAATTGAAAGGGTGGTGGCAGAGCTATTCTTTCACTGGTAGTGCAGATTTCATACTCATGCAGAAGCTGAAAACCTTAAAGAAAGATATTACTACCTGGAACAAGGAAGAGTTTGGGAAATTGGAAACCAAAAGAACTAGAGCTTAGACTGAGCTCCTAGCACTTGAACAGGAACAAGAGAGGAGGAATCTCACACAACAACAGATCACTCACATGATGACTTTGAAAACAGAATTGCAGCAGCTAGCAAGTGCAGAAGAGGTCTCTTGGAGGCAAAAATCAAGGTGTCTTTGGCTTAAAGATGGGGATAGGAATACCAAGTACTTCCAAAAGATTGGAAATTCCAATAGGAGGTACAACAGTATTGATAGACTTCAGGTGGGAGAAGAAATTATTGAGGACAAAGATCATATTAAAAAGGAGATACTGGATTTCTATGAGGGGCTTTACACTGAGCATAAGGACTGGAGACCTACTGTCACCTTTGAAGGCATGGCCAGTATCACAGAAGAAGAAAGTCTCAACCTAGAGGCAATCTTTGAGGAGGAAGAAGTTCTAGCAGCTATACAGTCATGTTGTCCCGACAAGGCACCTGGCCCTGATGGATACACAATGGCATTTTATCACAAATCATGGGATTTTATTAAGGCAGACATCATGGGAGCACTAAACCATTATCATGATCATTGTTGGATGGTGAGGTCATGCAATGCTTCCTTTATCGCTCTGATCCCTAAGAAAAAAGGAACCATGGAACTCGAAGACTACAGACCAATTAGCCTCATTGGAAGTATCTATAAAATCGCGGCAAAAATTCTAGCAGAAAGGCTCAAGTCATTGATGGAGAAGCTAGTCTCAAATCAGCAAAATGCATTCATAAAGAATAGGCAAATCACTGATGTCTCTTTGATTGCTAATGAAGTCCTGGACTGGCAACTAAAGAGGGGAGGACCAGGCATTCTATGTAAGTTGGACATAGAGAATGCCTTTGATCAATTAAATTGGGTGTATCTTATCTCAATACTCAGACAGATAGGGTTTGGCAACAGGTGGATCAAGTGGATCAAATTTAATATCTCCACGGTCAAGTATTCGATCATAGTCAACAGAAGCCCAGTTGGTTTCTTCTCACCACAAAGAGGTTTGAGAGGCAGGGAGATCCCCTCTCTCCCTTCCTATtcatatttttccttgtttggttggtgaatgAAAAACTTTTTCCGGAATTTTTTTCTAGTGTTTCTTTagagagtaaaaaatattttttagaaatttttttaTGCTACTTTTCTTACCTCTCCCCCTTCTCCCAAATCCCCATGTTTCCCGTGCTCCCCTTCCCCCCTCCCCCAACCCCAATCCGAATTACCCAACGTTTTCAAGACTCTGTttttttcaagaatttaattattcttttaaaacTTTACACAAACCAAAATGACTAATGTGTTGCTTTACCTTTTCTCGCAAAAACAATGTTGAAATTTGTGTTACACAAGTAAAAagaaaacacttttttttttggttgaaaaagaaagtgctctttctacaacatgaaaaagtactcattttgttaaaatgaaagaaaatactttttctatatcatgaaaagaaaatacatttTTCTACATCATTTtatagaaatgaaagaaaatactttttctacatcataaaaagaagaattaacccaaatagctgCCTACCTAATTGCTTAGACTAAAAATAGTCGGTggaggtataatatatgtataatttatgtattatttgtgtataattatgtataataaatgtataatctatgtatatggctagaaaatgTAAACAGTGAAGAAAAGTTTGAAGAAAagggtgtggaaagttgaaaaaaagttttggaaattatttttccttctcttgacaggaaaaatattttcctccaattggaggaaaatgagttcacgagaaaaatattttccaaaacatttaagccaaccaaatatgagaaaatcgaaaaatattttttttcatatcaAACATGTAGAGTAAAAGTGTGCCACTTTATTAAAGAATATGGACTATTAGTGCTCCATGCGACAGAAATAGGACTAATTTGAGTTAAAGTCCAAAGATACTGGACTATTTTGGGTCTTTTCTCCGTATGGAGAAGTGGGTGAAATCCTATCAAAAATAAACTCTAGGTGATTTTTTCTCATCTGAGTGGATAGAGTTACCTGGGGCATGTGTCGATTGGAGGTAGCAGGTATCCAATGAATTAGTCAAGGTGCACACGAGTTTGCCTGAAAACCATCGCGATAGAAAAACATGTTTGTTGTGTAGGATTATGTGGTGTATAGGATAATGGGCCTTAGGGTGACTCTCTGCAGAAGGGAAATCATGCAAAAGGCACACTATGCAACAGAGAACACCATTTTGGCTGGTAACATTGTTGGGATGCCATTTCATTAGCTTGTGCTTGGTACTAATGGTGAAGGATTATTACACGATTGTACCACAATGTTTGAGCATTAGCCATTTTCAAATCATAGTCCATTCTAGTTGTGGCCTATTGTTGTATGAACTTTCCAGATTATGAAAATTAAGGTCCAAGCGGTAAGTTGCTTATTTCTGCTcattttctcatgtttggttcTCGTTTTCTATACTATGCTGTCAAGTGCAGAAACTGATTGAGATTACGCTAAATGGCCAAACATGTGTACATTTTTGTAATTTGCTTTGTTCTGGTCTCTCTTTGTGGTTTTGTAGAGTCTTCATTCTCTTTGCGGTTATCAAACTACTCTCTTAAATTCCACTGTTTCTGTTACTCATTGTCCGGTGACACTTCAGTCCCAGATAAGACAACAAGGAGAATACGAGTCCCTCCACCGAGACTTGATGATTAGCTTCGGAGCATGGGAATTTGACCCGATGGATATTGAGAACCCATTTCCTAACAATGAAGGTTCTGTTCACTTGTGGCAAGGCGACGAGGATAAGCTCTCACCTGTCATACTACAAAGGTATATCGCACAGCAGTTGCCGTGGATCAAATATCATGAAATTCCAGGTTCTGGTCACTTAGTCCCAATGCTTGACGGAATGGGAGTCAAAATCATCAAGGCGCTTTTAACTGGGTAGACTGATCATTCTTATTGTTGCGCGAGGTTTCATCCTGCCCGTCATGATGTGTCTTATTTGCCTATATATCTTGTGTTTTATCCTTCATTTCAGTCTCATATATTGATGTCAAAGTTTTGACTTAGAGAATATATTTTGTATTACCATTGTTTGCTCCTTTGTAATCAGTGATAGTGATATTAAACATATTTTGCCTTTGATATGTTTCCCTACTCTTGATGGGATGTGGGGAAAAACATGGTGTCACAATATACTGCATTTCATAACAAGTATTATAAATAATTCAGATAAAGTAATAACTTATTATAGCAGTTATATTATACTAAAAGGCAGAACAAAGTATTCTGCGTTCATGCAAGTTTCGAGGGAAGGCCGCACCCCAAGAGAATGTATTATAACAGCATATCCTGATGCAAGCATCGGTGGCTGATTccatggctcgaacccgtgacctataggtcacacggagataacttgaccgttgctccaaggctccccttcaaccGTTATATTACACTGATAGTGTAAATTTTTTGTTACTGTGaataaatatgattttatatggAGAATGGTGATGTGGCATGTCTTGAAGAAATAAGTAGTGTTGAttagaagaaataaaatgacTTGCATatattttctttacaaataatttGCAGAAGTATCTAAGCTTCAAGAAAagagaataacaacaacaaaaaaaatcagTATAGTGTGGAGTCTAGGGAGGGTATAGTGTACTCAGGTTTTACCCCTACTTCgtaaaggtagagaggttgtttctagAAGAAATTCGACTCAAGAAAAGCATTTCTCAAcagttttgaaaaagaaaagcaGTAGTGAAGAAGAGGTTGTTTCTAGAAGAAACTCGACTCAAGAAAAGCATTTCTCAAcagttttgaaaaagaaaatcagtaGTGAAGAAGCCAGCCATGTTGAGGCTAATAAAAACAAGAACAGTAACAATAACAAATAGCAAAGCAATAAGGCAACCGAAGCAAGGGTAACAACAGGCAATAATAAAAATCGAAAAATAAGATTCGAAAAATAAGATACGAAGAAACTGAGAAAAATGTTCTAAACTATGAATATTGCAGAAAGACCTAGTTGTAAAGTACCAACACAAAGAATATGTCATAAATCATTTCACTACAGTTCTTTTTAAGgacaataacaaacaaaaataattcATAAGCCAAAAAAAAAGGGTAATCGAAAacaaattacaaaaataacaaaaagggaAACTTATCCTTCATCTCAACCAATTCTCAGGAAACTCTTTATTCAAAAGAGATCCGAGTAATTATTAGAAGAATTAATCTAAATAGTCGCTCAACCAACTGCTTAAACAATTTTCTATTTAATATCCAAAGAAGACCAATAAAGCCCTTCACACTTTACCTTGtctttttaggaaaaaacttccttcTAATTGCAGCAATTTGCTTAAGACTTAATCCAAAAACCTTCTCCAAAAGCTCATCATTAATTCCAGAACCAAAAATAGTTGCTGGAATTTTCATATTGCCTGGATTTTGGCTGTTAAAACACCCGAAAATCGTCGCCGGAATTTCTCCTACGTTCATCTGAAAATGTACTAGTCCTCTAGGAAAAACCATGACCTCTCCTTGTTCAATTACCTTAGAAAAAACTCGATTATTCGAATCGACAAAACCTGAATAAACTTTGCCACGTAAAATGTAAGCAATTTCTGTAGCTCTAGGGTGAAAATGAGGAGGATTTATACCACCAATCTTCAAATCAGCACGTACAAATGACATTCCTAACGTGTTGAGTCCTGGAAATATTAAGGGGTTTACCGACACGGCCGCGAGTCCGGTATCGGAGAAATTTCCCGGCGATTTTACGCCGGAAAATATAAAATCATCAGGTGTTAGTAACTTAGAATTTTTGCATGGTGAAAAATTGAAccttgattttcttgtgtttgGTATGCAAAAATCTTGGACAGGGTCAGGGTCAGAGGCCAAGGCTAGTAAGCAAATAATGTAGAAGTTAGTGAGTACCAAAACAAGAAGTTTTGGATACATTTTTTCTTGAGTTATAGAACTTGGAATTTTTTGAAGTGTGATTTTTATAGAGGCTAAATTCTGTGAAATTACTTCAATGTCCCTTCTTTTAGTAAGCAATGTGAAATTATGTGACAATTTGACATTAATGTTGtgctttttatttttacttttgttcCTTACATTTGGGTTGGACATGATAAATTTGTCTTTATATGACCTATATGTTACGGGACAAGTGCACGAACGACAACTTCAAAAGTTACACATCTGCCGCCT
Proteins encoded in this window:
- the LOC107813923 gene encoding germin-like protein subfamily 3 member 2, coding for MYPKLLVLVLTNFYIICLLALASDPDPVQDFCIPNTRKSRFNFSPCKNSKLLTPDDFIFSGVKSPGNFSDTGLAAVSVNPLIFPGLNTLGMSFVRADLKIGGINPPHFHPRATEIAYILRGKVYSGFVDSNNRVFSKVIEQGEVMVFPRGLVHFQMNVGEIPATIFGCFNSQNPGNMKIPATIFGSGINDELLEKVFGLSLKQIAAIRRKFFPKKTR